The following proteins come from a genomic window of Candidatus Sysuiplasma jiujiangense:
- the prs gene encoding ribose-phosphate diphosphokinase, with protein MIIVGGTSNRLLTEHLAAETDSDIASTELRNFPDGEKYVRVITNVNRKDVVIVSATYPDSGIIETLLLHDAVMRSNPNSVRLLIPYYGYQRQDKLFKDGESISAEVVAGVLDGRFDEIMTVDLHAEGVSRYFKKTKVRNFVASPLIAGYYRKMDIDTVISPDGGSRAVEYAKIAAKKLDCEYDYFLKERIDSNNVRLYPKKVDVAGKSVLIVDDIIATGSSMLAAIRRLVELGAAGIYVGCTHGQFTNNALPTLMKHARDVISTDTIETDASKVSVAPLISEHLFEVKL; from the coding sequence GTGATAATAGTCGGAGGCACCAGCAACAGACTGCTGACAGAGCATCTTGCTGCCGAAACTGACAGTGATATCGCATCCACCGAGCTGAGAAATTTTCCTGACGGCGAGAAATACGTCAGGGTCATTACGAACGTGAACAGAAAGGATGTCGTGATTGTTTCCGCGACATACCCCGATTCCGGTATAATCGAGACGCTACTGCTGCACGACGCCGTGATGCGCTCAAACCCAAATTCGGTCAGGCTGCTCATACCGTATTACGGGTACCAGAGGCAGGACAAACTGTTCAAGGACGGCGAATCGATAAGTGCTGAGGTTGTGGCCGGCGTACTTGACGGAAGGTTTGATGAAATAATGACCGTCGACCTTCACGCGGAAGGTGTTTCGCGTTATTTCAAGAAGACAAAGGTAAGGAATTTCGTCGCGTCCCCGTTGATTGCCGGATATTACAGGAAGATGGATATAGACACTGTAATCTCTCCGGACGGTGGAAGCAGGGCTGTCGAATATGCAAAGATCGCGGCAAAAAAACTGGATTGCGAATATGACTATTTCCTGAAGGAGAGGATCGACTCCAACAACGTCAGGCTATATCCGAAGAAGGTGGATGTGGCAGGAAAATCCGTTCTGATTGTCGACGATATCATTGCCACCGGAAGCTCAATGCTCGCTGCAATCAGAAGACTTGTCGAACTCGGCGCAGCAGGAATCTACGTAGGCTGCACTCACGGTCAGTTCACCAACAATGCCCTTCCGACCCTTATGAAGCATGCCAGGGATGTGATTTCTACCGACACCATAGAAACCGATGCTTCAAAGGTTTCTGTCGCACCGCTCATATCGGAACACCTTTTTGAGGTGAAATTATAG